In the genome of Pseudomonas sp. LBUM920, one region contains:
- a CDS encoding glutamine synthetase family protein, with product MNAPFDQLSAWLKEHKITEVECVISDLTGIARGKIAPTNKFLHERGMRLPESVLLQTVTGDFVDDDIYYDLLDPADIDMICRPVSNATYVVPWAIEPTAIVIHDTYDKQGNPIELSPRNVLKKVLQLYTEQGWQPIVAPEMEFYLTQRCEDPDLPLKTPVGRSGRAETGRQSFSIDAANEFDPLFEDVYDWCELQGLDLDTLIHEDGPAQMEINFRHGDALHLADQITVFKRTLREAALKHNVAATFMAKPVADEPGSAMHLHQSVVDIATGKPVFVDADGTMSQLFLHHIGGLQTYIPKLLPMFAPNVNSFRRFLPDTSAPVNVEWGEENRTVGLRVPTSSPEAMRVENRLPGADANPYLAIAASLLCGYLGMIEKIEPSAPVEGRAYERRNLRLPFTLEDALARMEDCDTVKQYLGEKFVRGYVAVKRAEHENFKRVISSWEREFLLLSV from the coding sequence ATGAACGCCCCCTTCGATCAGCTGTCCGCCTGGCTGAAAGAACACAAGATTACCGAAGTCGAATGCGTGATCAGTGATTTGACTGGCATCGCACGCGGCAAGATTGCGCCCACCAACAAGTTCCTGCATGAGCGAGGCATGCGCCTGCCGGAAAGTGTGTTGCTGCAAACGGTGACCGGGGACTTTGTCGACGACGATATCTATTACGACCTGCTCGACCCGGCCGACATCGACATGATCTGCCGCCCGGTGTCCAACGCCACGTACGTGGTGCCGTGGGCTATCGAGCCCACCGCGATTGTGATCCACGACACCTATGACAAGCAGGGCAACCCGATTGAGCTGTCGCCGCGCAACGTGCTGAAAAAGGTGCTGCAACTGTATACCGAGCAAGGCTGGCAGCCGATTGTGGCGCCGGAAATGGAGTTCTACCTGACCCAGCGCTGCGAAGACCCGGACCTGCCGTTGAAAACCCCGGTGGGACGCTCCGGTCGCGCCGAAACCGGCCGCCAGTCATTTTCCATCGACGCCGCCAACGAATTCGATCCGCTGTTCGAAGACGTCTACGACTGGTGCGAGCTGCAGGGCCTGGACCTCGACACGTTGATCCACGAAGACGGCCCGGCGCAGATGGAAATCAACTTCCGCCACGGCGATGCCCTGCACCTGGCCGACCAGATCACCGTGTTCAAACGCACCCTGCGCGAAGCCGCGCTCAAGCACAACGTGGCCGCCACCTTCATGGCCAAACCGGTGGCCGACGAGCCCGGCAGCGCCATGCACCTGCACCAGAGCGTGGTGGACATCGCCACCGGCAAACCGGTGTTTGTCGATGCCGACGGCACGATGAGCCAGCTGTTCTTGCACCACATCGGCGGGTTGCAGACGTACATCCCAAAGCTGCTGCCGATGTTCGCGCCGAACGTGAATTCGTTCCGCCGCTTCCTGCCGGACACCTCGGCGCCGGTCAACGTGGAGTGGGGCGAAGAAAACCGTACCGTCGGCCTGCGCGTGCCCACTTCCAGCCCCGAGGCAATGCGCGTGGAGAACCGTTTGCCGGGCGCGGACGCCAACCCATACCTGGCAATTGCGGCCAGCTTGTTGTGCGGCTACCTGGGCATGATCGAAAAGATCGAGCCGAGCGCCCCGGTGGAAGGGCGCGCCTACGAGCGCCGCAACCTGCGCCTGCCGTTCACCCTCGAAGACGCGCTGGCGCGGATGGAGGATTGCGACACGGTCAAGCAGTACCTGGGCGAGAAGTTCGTGCGCGGCTACGTGGCAGTCAAACGCGCCGAGCATGAGAATTTCAAGCGGGTGATCAGTTCCTGGGAACGTGAGTTCCTGCTGTTGAGCGTCTAA
- a CDS encoding helix-turn-helix domain-containing protein, producing MTQATALRVQAFTTGDVAAQCSATPGWVQQYQQMSPGHFAGQIRYLDLQGVQVYEECMNTRVEQNFNAPPGALAFCFDGSDNALYLLNGESRNTWITPENYREVAVVFGPQFVQRHGLDVAKLEGLFMAPLTCQQNALFTRWLSGTLTRLSATLDPISRDALTQQLLDDCLFILDNACVCLDRGSLQRRSEERLLMARIGEWAADAPDETVNLLELAQIAGVPLRQLQQGFKTYTGMSPAQWLRLRRLNGARRELLTAADTTVAEVAMNWSFWHLGRFSNSYRALFKELPSETLKRSS from the coding sequence ATGACACAGGCAACAGCTTTGCGCGTACAGGCTTTCACTACCGGTGATGTGGCCGCTCAATGCAGTGCGACACCCGGTTGGGTGCAGCAGTATCAGCAGATGTCCCCGGGGCATTTTGCCGGGCAGATCCGTTACCTCGACCTGCAAGGCGTGCAGGTGTACGAAGAGTGCATGAACACGCGCGTGGAGCAGAACTTCAACGCGCCGCCCGGTGCATTGGCGTTCTGTTTCGATGGCAGCGACAACGCGCTGTACCTGCTCAATGGCGAAAGCCGCAACACCTGGATCACCCCGGAAAACTACCGCGAAGTGGCCGTGGTGTTCGGCCCGCAGTTCGTGCAGCGCCATGGCCTGGATGTGGCCAAACTCGAAGGCCTGTTCATGGCCCCGCTGACCTGTCAGCAGAACGCGCTGTTCACCCGTTGGCTCAGCGGCACCCTGACGCGGTTGTCCGCCACACTCGACCCGATCAGCCGCGATGCCCTTACTCAGCAGTTGCTCGACGATTGCCTGTTCATCCTCGACAACGCCTGCGTGTGCCTGGACCGCGGCTCATTGCAGCGACGCAGCGAAGAACGCCTGCTGATGGCGCGCATCGGCGAGTGGGCAGCGGATGCGCCGGATGAAACCGTCAACTTGCTGGAGTTGGCGCAAATCGCCGGTGTGCCGCTGCGCCAGTTACAGCAAGGCTTCAAGACCTACACCGGAATGAGCCCGGCGCAGTGGTTGCGGCTGCGCCGCTTGAACGGGGCGCGGCGCGAGCTGTTAACCGCAGCCGACACCACCGTGGCCGAAGTCGCGATGAACTGGTCGTTCTGGCATTTGGGGCGGTTTTCGAATAGCTACCGCGCATTGTTCAAGGAACTGCCCAGTGAAACCCTGAAGCGCTCCAGCTGA